In Monodelphis domestica isolate mMonDom1 chromosome 4, mMonDom1.pri, whole genome shotgun sequence, one DNA window encodes the following:
- the LOC130459007 gene encoding basic proline-rich protein-like, with translation MYGRGPAPGPGSGPPRGAAIGGEGASGLGLLRLLLLLRRRRRRLPGRAGQGSRPGRQSVGPEGPRQVWFGRCRRCCSCSCSCSAARLRRCPPRAPRARPSRSRSRSRSRSRARPLASALAPPASRPAWLPPLQPPPPSAPQIPPAIGDGRGGGPCPQPRETPRTAQPAPAHQPPPSPPPRRPRPRPPQCTAHALCPPAGMGANPVRSTAPSPFFSAPAPPGPPPPATALSAGGGGERMREGAGEGI, from the coding sequence ATGTACGGGCGCGGGCCTGCTCCAGGTCCTGGGTCCGGGCCGCCGCGGGGGGCCGCTATAGGGGGGGAGGGGGCCTCGGGCCTGGGcctcctccgcctcctcctcctcctccgccggCGGCGGCGGCGCCTCCCGGGCCGGGCAGGGCAGGGTTCCCGGCCTGGACGTCAGTCGGTCGGGCCGGAGGGTCCGCGGCAGGTCTGGTTCGGCCGCTGCCGCCgctgctgctcctgctcctgctcctgctccgcCGCCCGGCTCCGCCGCTGCCCTCCTCGCGCCCCTCGCGCCCGGCCCTCGCGCTCCCGCTCGCGCTCCCGCTCTCGCTCTCGCGCTCGTCCTCTCGCGTCCGCCCTCGCGCCCCCGGCCTCGCGCCCGGCCTGGCTCCCGCCGCTGCAGCCGCCGCCTCCGTCCGCCCCTCAGATCCCTCCAGCCATCGGAGATGGGCGCGGCGGGGGCCCCTGCCCGCAGCCTCGGGAAACCCCACGCACCGCCCAGCCCGCCCCCGCCCACcagccccctccctctccccctccgcGCCGCCCCCGCCCTCGCCCGCCCCAGTGCACAGCGCATGCGCTGTGCCCGCCAGCCGGCATGGGAGCGAACCCAGTTCGGTCTACGGCTCCTTCTCCATTCTTCTCCGCCCCCGCCCCTCCCGGACCCCCTCCACCGGCCACCGCCCTGAGcgcgggagggggaggggagaggatgaGGGAGGGCGCCGGAGAGGGCATTTAG